A window from Citrus sinensis cultivar Valencia sweet orange chromosome 3, DVS_A1.0, whole genome shotgun sequence encodes these proteins:
- the LOC102624314 gene encoding uncharacterized protein LOC102624314 isoform X1: MKFAVKALSSGKARAGVVHLGSCPSPIETPCLLLSTRKGLPIFISPDLLSSLPSPDSNLLQFSPLHFSEGPSPKTISSIGGLHQMVGLHEYGFAAVARDSIQCLPECGSTNKTGASFETPCGRRLIKPVEYMEMITSMKPNLWATLADEVPAWANNKRNKTSVDRTVKWLDECIARSPAGGAVFGSIVGGSNIEERKRCAQEVAVRNVSGYWIGGFGLGESMEERPSLLNAVTDNLPKDWPRMICGLGLPEEVLQGVAAGVDLFDSAYIYHLTIGGFALTFPLDRTEKNDYNYQLSDQGSDRTKINLRATVYRKDATPIVEDCCCYTCQNHTKAYINHLLNVHEMLAQILLEIHNTHHYLGFFRSIREAIKEGCFEQFQKKFVQSRREHLAADVVSV, encoded by the exons ATGAAGTTCGCGGTGAAGGCGCTGAGCAGCGGCAAGGCGCGGGCAGGAGTGGTCCATCTGGGCAGCTGCCCGAGCCCAATTGAGACGCCTTGTCTTCTTCTTTCAACCCGTAAAGGCCTGCCCATTTTTATTTCCCCTGACCTCCTCTCTTCTCTTCCTTCTCCGGATTCTAATCTTCTGCAGTTCAGTCCACTCCATTT CTCAGAAGGCCCGTCACCGAAAACAATATCAAGTATTGGAGGTCTCCACCAGATGGTTGGTCTGCATGAATACGGATTTGCAGCCGTAGCAAGAGATTCTATTCAATGCCTCCCAGAATGTGGTTCGACTAATAAAACTGGAGCATCTTTTGAGACTCCTTGCGGTCGCCGTTTG ATTAAGCCTGTAGAATACATGGAAATGATTACTTCCATGAAGCCAAACCTATGGGCCACTTTGGCTGATGAGGTACCTGCATGGGCAAATAATAAGAGGAACAAGACCTCAGTGGACCGAACTGTGAAGTGGCTTGATGAATGCATTGCAAGGAGTCCG GCAGGTGGGGCTGTTTTTGGATCCATTGTTGGTGGGTCTAACATTGAAGAACGGAAACGATGTGCCCAAGAGGTAGCTGTAAGAAATGTATCAG GTTACTGGATTGGAGGCTTTGGGCTTGGAGAGAGCATGGAGGAACGTCCTTCTCTCCTAAATGCTGTCACA GATAATTTACCTAAGGATTGGCCACGCATGATATGTGGGCTTGGATTGCCAG AGGAGGTCCTGCAGGGGGTTGCTGCCGGAGTGGATCTTTTTGATTCGGC CTATATTTACCATCTTACAATAGGAGGCTTTGCACTTACTTTTCCACTGGACAGAACGGAGAAAAATGATTACAATTATCAATTGAGTGATCAAGGAAGTGATCGGACAAAGATAAATCTAAGAGCAACAGTGTACAG GAAAGATGCAACGCCGATAGTTGAAGATTGTTGCTGCTATACATGCCAGAACCATACTAAAGCATACATCAATCATCTTCTCAATGTTCATGAAATGTTGGCTCAGATTCTTCTAGaaat ACATAATACTCACCATTATCTGGGCTTCTTCCGATCAATAAGGGAAGCAATAAAGGAAGGATGCTTTGAACAGTTTCAAAAGAAGTTTGTTCAAAGTAGGCGTGAGCATCTTGCCGCAGATGTTGTAAGCGTGTGA
- the LOC102624314 gene encoding uncharacterized protein LOC102624314 isoform X2 has product MKFAVKALSSGKARAGVVHLGSCPSPIETPCLLLSTRKGLPIFISPDLLSSLPSPDSNLLQFSPLHFSEGPSPKTISSIGGLHQMVGLHEYGFAAVARDSIQCLPECGSTNKTGASFETPCGRRLIKPVEYMEMITSMKPNLWATLADEVPAWANNKRNKTSVDRTVKWLDECIARSPAGGAVFGSIVGGSNIEERKRCAQEIIYAGYWIGGFGLGESMEERPSLLNAVTDNLPKDWPRMICGLGLPEEVLQGVAAGVDLFDSAYIYHLTIGGFALTFPLDRTEKNDYNYQLSDQGSDRTKINLRATVYRKDATPIVEDCCCYTCQNHTKAYINHLLNVHEMLAQILLEIHNTHHYLGFFRSIREAIKEGCFEQFQKKFVQSRREHLAADVVSV; this is encoded by the exons ATGAAGTTCGCGGTGAAGGCGCTGAGCAGCGGCAAGGCGCGGGCAGGAGTGGTCCATCTGGGCAGCTGCCCGAGCCCAATTGAGACGCCTTGTCTTCTTCTTTCAACCCGTAAAGGCCTGCCCATTTTTATTTCCCCTGACCTCCTCTCTTCTCTTCCTTCTCCGGATTCTAATCTTCTGCAGTTCAGTCCACTCCATTT CTCAGAAGGCCCGTCACCGAAAACAATATCAAGTATTGGAGGTCTCCACCAGATGGTTGGTCTGCATGAATACGGATTTGCAGCCGTAGCAAGAGATTCTATTCAATGCCTCCCAGAATGTGGTTCGACTAATAAAACTGGAGCATCTTTTGAGACTCCTTGCGGTCGCCGTTTG ATTAAGCCTGTAGAATACATGGAAATGATTACTTCCATGAAGCCAAACCTATGGGCCACTTTGGCTGATGAGGTACCTGCATGGGCAAATAATAAGAGGAACAAGACCTCAGTGGACCGAACTGTGAAGTGGCTTGATGAATGCATTGCAAGGAGTCCG GCAGGTGGGGCTGTTTTTGGATCCATTGTTGGTGGGTCTAACATTGAAGAACGGAAACGATGTGCCCAAGAG ATAATTTATGCAGGTTACTGGATTGGAGGCTTTGGGCTTGGAGAGAGCATGGAGGAACGTCCTTCTCTCCTAAATGCTGTCACA GATAATTTACCTAAGGATTGGCCACGCATGATATGTGGGCTTGGATTGCCAG AGGAGGTCCTGCAGGGGGTTGCTGCCGGAGTGGATCTTTTTGATTCGGC CTATATTTACCATCTTACAATAGGAGGCTTTGCACTTACTTTTCCACTGGACAGAACGGAGAAAAATGATTACAATTATCAATTGAGTGATCAAGGAAGTGATCGGACAAAGATAAATCTAAGAGCAACAGTGTACAG GAAAGATGCAACGCCGATAGTTGAAGATTGTTGCTGCTATACATGCCAGAACCATACTAAAGCATACATCAATCATCTTCTCAATGTTCATGAAATGTTGGCTCAGATTCTTCTAGaaat ACATAATACTCACCATTATCTGGGCTTCTTCCGATCAATAAGGGAAGCAATAAAGGAAGGATGCTTTGAACAGTTTCAAAAGAAGTTTGTTCAAAGTAGGCGTGAGCATCTTGCCGCAGATGTTGTAAGCGTGTGA